The following proteins are encoded in a genomic region of Streptococcus gwangjuense:
- a CDS encoding LCP family protein — MNKRSKRARSGKVKRSINIALLTIYVLLGGFLLFLIFRHNILAFRYLNVMTAAVVILVALASLLLIIYRKAEKFTIFFLTLAIVVSSVSFFALQQFVGFTSHINSTSNYSEYSMSVVVLKDSDVHNVTQLDSVTGPTNTDNENIQKLIADIKASQSKELTVVQSTSYLAAYKSLLAGDTKAIILNSVFENIIESEYPDYASKIRKIYTKNITKEVAAPKVSKNQSFNVYVSGIDTYGPISSVSRSDVNIIMTVNRETKKILLTTTPRDSYVPIADGGNNQKDKLTHAGIYGVDASIHTLENLYGIDLNYYARLNFTSFLKLIDLLGGVDVYNDQEFNAYTNNGKNYPVGTLHLDSKDALGFVRERYSLADGDRDRGRNQQKVIVAIIQKLTSSEALKNYSDIIQGLQDSLQTNMPIETMMDLVNAQLDSGGSYKVNSQDIKGTGQMGLPSYAMPDSNLYMMEIDDSSLAAAKSAIQDVMEGR, encoded by the coding sequence ATGAATAAACGTTCAAAAAGAGCCCGTTCGGGTAAAGTTAAGCGGAGCATTAATATAGCTTTATTAACCATTTATGTATTATTGGGTGGTTTTTTGCTGTTCTTGATTTTTAGACATAATATATTGGCGTTTAGATACCTGAATGTTATGACGGCAGCTGTAGTGATTTTGGTCGCTTTAGCGAGTCTGCTTTTGATCATTTATAGAAAAGCAGAAAAGTTTACGATTTTCTTTTTAACGCTAGCTATTGTAGTGAGTTCAGTTTCTTTTTTTGCACTACAACAATTTGTCGGCTTTACTAGTCATATCAATTCTACTTCAAATTACTCAGAATACTCAATGAGTGTTGTTGTTCTGAAAGATAGTGACGTTCATAATGTCACGCAACTAGATAGTGTTACAGGGCCTACGAATACAGATAATGAGAATATTCAAAAATTGATAGCTGATATCAAGGCTAGTCAGAGCAAAGAATTGACGGTTGTACAAAGCACTTCATACCTTGCGGCCTATAAGAGTTTGCTAGCTGGTGATACAAAGGCAATCATTCTAAACAGTGTCTTTGAAAATATTATAGAATCAGAATATCCTGATTACGCATCAAAAATTAGGAAAATCTACACTAAAAATATCACAAAAGAAGTAGCTGCTCCTAAAGTTTCTAAGAATCAGTCCTTTAATGTATATGTGAGTGGGATTGATACTTACGGTCCAATCAGTTCAGTTTCTCGATCTGATGTCAATATCATTATGACAGTTAATCGTGAAACGAAAAAGATTCTCTTGACAACAACGCCTCGTGATTCCTATGTTCCGATTGCAGACGGAGGGAATAATCAAAAAGATAAGTTGACTCATGCAGGTATTTATGGAGTAGATGCTTCAATTCATACACTGGAAAATCTCTATGGTATTGACTTGAACTATTATGCTCGTTTGAATTTCACTTCTTTCTTGAAATTGATCGACCTCCTTGGTGGAGTTGATGTTTATAATGATCAAGAGTTTAATGCATATACAAATAATGGGAAAAATTATCCGGTAGGTACATTACATTTGGATTCGAAAGATGCTCTTGGATTTGTCCGTGAACGCTACTCTTTAGCTGATGGAGATCGTGATCGTGGACGTAATCAACAAAAGGTTATTGTCGCAATCATTCAGAAATTAACGTCCAGTGAAGCCTTGAAAAATTATAGTGATATAATTCAAGGTTTGCAAGATTCTCTTCAAACAAATATGCCTATCGAAACGATGATGGATTTGGTTAATGCTCAGTTAGATAGTGGTGGTAGTTATAAAGTCAACTCTCAAGATATCAAAGGTACAGGTCAAATGGGACTTCCTTCTTATGCTATGCCAGATAGTAATCTCTATATGATGGAAATCGATGATAGTAGCTTAGCAGCTGCTAAAAGTGCGATACAAGATGTGATGGAGGGAAGATGA
- the cps4B gene encoding capsular polysaccharide biosynthesis protein Cps4B → MIDIHSHIVFDVDDGPKSIEDSKALLREAYKQGVRMIVSTSHRRKGMFETPEEKIATNFLKVREIAKEVADDLVIAYGAEIYYTPDVLEKLEKKCIPTLNNSRYALIEFSMNTPYRDIHKGLSNILMLGITPVIAHIERYDALENNEKRVQELIDMGCYTQVNSSHVLKPKLFGETYKFMKKRAQYFLERDLVHVIASDMHNLDSRPPYMEEAYQIISKKYGRAKAEELFVENPRKIIMDQII, encoded by the coding sequence ATGATTGATATCCACTCTCACATTGTCTTTGATGTAGATGACGGGCCAAAGTCTATAGAAGATAGTAAAGCCCTTTTAAGAGAAGCATATAAACAAGGTGTTAGGATGATTGTTTCGACTTCCCATCGTCGAAAAGGGATGTTTGAGACTCCAGAAGAAAAAATAGCGACGAATTTTTTAAAGGTTCGTGAGATTGCTAAAGAAGTGGCAGATGATTTGGTCATTGCTTATGGAGCAGAGATATACTATACTCCAGATGTTCTAGAAAAATTAGAAAAAAAGTGCATTCCTACTCTCAACAATAGTCGTTATGCTTTGATTGAATTTAGTATGAATACACCCTATCGCGATATTCATAAAGGATTAAGCAATATTTTGATGTTAGGGATTACCCCGGTGATTGCTCATATTGAACGTTATGATGCTCTGGAAAATAATGAAAAACGTGTTCAAGAGCTGATTGATATGGGATGCTATACACAAGTAAATAGTTCGCATGTTCTAAAACCTAAGCTCTTTGGTGAAACCTATAAATTTATGAAAAAGAGAGCTCAATATTTTTTAGAGAGAGACCTAGTTCATGTCATTGCAAGTGATATGCATAACTTAGATAGTAGACCTCCTTATATGGAGGAGGCTTATCAGATTATTTCTAAAAAGTATGGTAGAGCTAAGGCGGAAGAACTATTTGTAGAGAACCCTAGGAAAATTATAATGGATCAAATAATTTAG
- the cpsC gene encoding capsular polysaccharide biosynthesis protein CpsC yields MKEQNTMEIDVLHLLKILWKRKILIAMVAIVVGALAFAYSAFIVKPEFTSTTRIYVVNRNQGDKPGLTNQDLQAGSYLVKDYREIILSQDVLEKVTSNLKLDLSPKDLANKVKVTVPVDTRIVSISVNDRVPEEASRIANSLREVAAEKIISITRVSDVTTLEEARPAIAPSSPNIRRNTIIGLLGGTVFMVIAVLIVELVDTRVKRPEDIEDVMQIALLGVVPNLEKLK; encoded by the coding sequence ATGAAAGAACAAAATACTATGGAAATCGATGTATTACACCTGCTTAAAATTCTTTGGAAACGAAAAATTCTGATTGCAATGGTTGCAATTGTAGTTGGAGCCTTAGCTTTTGCCTATAGTGCTTTTATCGTTAAACCGGAGTTTACCAGTACAACACGGATTTATGTAGTCAACCGTAATCAAGGGGATAAACCAGGTTTGACAAACCAAGACTTGCAAGCTGGGTCATACTTAGTTAAAGACTATCGTGAAATTATTTTGTCTCAAGATGTGTTGGAAAAGGTTACGTCTAATTTGAAACTAGATTTGTCTCCAAAAGATTTGGCTAATAAAGTCAAAGTAACCGTACCAGTCGATACCCGTATCGTATCTATTTCAGTTAATGATAGAGTCCCTGAGGAAGCTAGTCGGATTGCTAACTCCTTAAGAGAGGTAGCTGCTGAAAAGATTATCAGTATCACACGCGTTTCTGATGTCACAACACTTGAAGAAGCTCGTCCTGCTATAGCACCATCTTCTCCAAATATCCGTAGAAATACAATTATTGGATTACTTGGGGGAACGGTCTTTATGGTTATCGCTGTTCTTATCGTTGAACTGGTTGATACAAGAGTAAAACGTCCAGAGGATATTGAAGATGTTATGCAAATCGCATTGTTGGGAGTTGTTCCAAATTTGGAGAAATTGAAATAG
- a CDS encoding tyrosine-protein kinase, whose product MPTLEIAQKKLNLVKKAEEYYNALRTNIQLSGNNLQVISITSVKAGEGKSTTSTNIAWAFARAGYKTLLVDADIRNSVMSGVFKSREKITGLTEFLSGTTDLSHGLCDTNVENLFVVQAGSISPNPTALLQSENFSTMIDTLRKYFDYIIVDTAPIGIVIDAAIITQKCDASVLVTAAGEANRKDVLKAKGQLEQTNKPFLGVVLNKFNTSAEKYGSYGEYGSYGKK is encoded by the coding sequence ATGCCGACATTAGAAATAGCACAGAAAAAATTAAATCTGGTCAAAAAAGCGGAAGAATACTATAATGCCTTGCGTACGAATATACAATTGAGTGGAAATAATTTACAAGTAATTTCTATCACTTCTGTAAAAGCGGGTGAAGGAAAGTCAACGACTTCTACAAATATTGCTTGGGCATTCGCGCGTGCAGGTTACAAGACCTTGTTAGTAGATGCTGATATTCGTAATTCGGTCATGTCAGGTGTCTTCAAATCACGTGAAAAAATTACTGGATTGACCGAGTTTTTATCTGGAACAACAGACCTATCTCATGGTTTATGTGATACCAATGTTGAAAATCTATTTGTGGTTCAAGCTGGGTCTATCTCACCCAACCCAACTGCTTTATTGCAAAGTGAAAACTTCAGTACTATGATTGACACACTTCGCAAATATTTTGATTATATTATTGTGGATACAGCGCCAATTGGTATCGTTATCGACGCAGCTATTATTACACAAAAATGTGATGCATCTGTTTTAGTTACTGCGGCAGGAGAGGCAAACAGAAAAGATGTGCTCAAGGCTAAAGGTCAATTGGAACAAACGAATAAACCATTTTTAGGAGTTGTATTAAATAAATTCAATACTTCAGCTGAGAAATATGGTTCTTACGGTGAGTATGGTTCTTACGGTAAAAAATAG
- a CDS encoding sugar transferase, with protein sequence MEEKGIKISLAVIQSFIVVLLGYSLSFVKETDILSTTMIVLYILHYIVFYFSDYGQDFFRRGSLIELVRLTKYIIFFALAISLSNFFLEERFSISRRGMVYFLTLHSILMYLVNICIKYYSKRIFPNLKWSKKLFLITATSRVEKVMNKLLDTGDFFGELVAVSVLDRPNFQHDTITVVPVEDILNFATHEVVDEVFINLPSEEYDIGEFISRFETMGIDVTVNLNAFDHNLGRDKKIRGMAGLNVITFSTKFYKNSHVIAKRVIDIIGSIFGLMICGLVSIVLVPAIRKDGGPAIFAQTRIGKNGRHFTFYKFRSMCIDAEDKKRELLEKNTMQGGMFKMDNDPRITKIGRFIRKTSLDELPQFWNVLKGDMSLVGTRPPTVDEYETYKPEQKRRLSFKPGITGLWQVSGRSEIKNFDEVVKLDVAYIDDWTIWKDIEILLKTIKVVLMRDGAK encoded by the coding sequence ATGGAAGAGAAAGGGATAAAAATATCTCTGGCAGTAATCCAGAGTTTTATAGTAGTGTTACTGGGGTATTCTCTTAGTTTTGTTAAAGAGACAGATATTCTTTCAACAACAATGATTGTCCTATATATTCTCCACTACATCGTATTTTATTTTAGCGATTACGGTCAAGATTTTTTTAGACGAGGGAGTTTGATTGAACTTGTTCGCTTGACAAAATATATCATTTTCTTTGCATTGGCAATTAGTCTTTCTAATTTCTTTTTAGAAGAACGCTTTAGTATCTCTAGACGAGGCATGGTGTATTTCTTAACCTTACACTCGATTCTAATGTATCTAGTCAATATTTGTATCAAATATTATTCGAAACGGATATTTCCTAATTTGAAATGGAGTAAAAAACTATTCTTGATTACAGCAACATCTAGAGTTGAAAAAGTAATGAATAAATTACTTGATACTGGTGATTTCTTTGGAGAACTGGTGGCAGTTAGTGTATTAGATAGACCTAATTTCCAACATGATACTATTACCGTCGTACCAGTCGAAGATATTTTAAATTTTGCAACTCACGAAGTTGTGGACGAAGTGTTTATCAATCTTCCTAGTGAAGAATATGATATTGGTGAATTTATTTCTCGTTTTGAAACGATGGGAATTGATGTAACGGTTAATCTAAATGCTTTTGACCATAATCTAGGGCGTGACAAAAAAATCCGTGGGATGGCTGGTTTAAATGTCATTACTTTTTCGACGAAATTTTATAAGAATAGTCATGTAATTGCTAAGCGTGTCATAGATATTATTGGTTCTATTTTTGGTTTAATGATTTGTGGTCTAGTTAGTATAGTTCTAGTTCCAGCTATTCGAAAAGATGGTGGACCTGCTATTTTTGCCCAGACTCGCATAGGGAAAAACGGCCGACATTTTACTTTTTATAAATTTAGATCAATGTGTATTGATGCTGAGGATAAAAAGAGAGAATTGTTGGAGAAAAATACCATGCAGGGTGGTATGTTTAAGATGGACAATGATCCTCGCATTACAAAAATTGGTCGCTTTATCCGTAAAACTAGCTTGGATGAACTTCCTCAGTTTTGGAATGTTCTGAAAGGAGACATGAGTTTGGTTGGAACAAGACCGCCAACAGTTGATGAATATGAGACATACAAACCTGAACAAAAACGTCGATTGAGTTTTAAACCGGGTATCACTGGACTTTGGCAAGTTAGTGGTAGAAGTGAGATTAAGAATTTTGATGAAGTTGTTAAATTAGATGTAGCTTATATAGACGATTGGACAATTTGGAAAGACATTGAAATTTTACTAAAAACTATTAAAGTTGTACTTATGAGAGATGGAGCGAAGTAG
- a CDS encoding DUF4422 domain-containing protein: MSVIKIIVATHKEFIMPQDKELYLPIHVGCEGKRDLGFQGDNTGDNISVLNPYYCELTGLYWAWKNLECDYLGLVHYRRYFTKKALLYNESINIDDVILNKNEIEELLENSDIIVPKKRNYYIETLYSHYDHTLDGSHLDLARKIIQQKYPEYLSSFDKVMKQRSGYMFNMFIMKKELADSYFTWLFSILDNMYGCMDLSGLTPFEARLFGRVSELLFNVWLTKHSLMPKEVPFMYMEKVDLFKKINSFLMAKFFGKKYGKSF; the protein is encoded by the coding sequence ATGTCAGTGATAAAAATAATCGTGGCTACACATAAAGAATTTATTATGCCACAGGATAAAGAACTTTATCTCCCAATCCATGTTGGATGTGAAGGAAAAAGAGATTTGGGTTTTCAAGGAGACAATACTGGAGACAATATTTCCGTTTTAAATCCGTACTATTGTGAACTTACTGGTCTCTATTGGGCATGGAAAAATTTAGAATGTGACTACTTGGGATTGGTACATTATCGTCGATATTTCACGAAAAAAGCATTGTTATATAATGAATCAATAAATATAGATGATGTTATTTTGAATAAAAATGAAATTGAGGAGTTATTGGAGAACTCGGATATTATTGTTCCCAAAAAAAGAAATTATTACATAGAAACTCTTTATTCTCACTATGATCATACACTTGATGGCAGTCATTTAGATTTGGCTAGAAAAATAATTCAACAGAAGTATCCAGAATATTTGTCAAGTTTTGATAAGGTAATGAAGCAGAGAAGTGGCTATATGTTTAACATGTTTATCATGAAAAAGGAATTAGCAGATAGTTACTTTACGTGGTTATTTTCTATCTTAGATAATATGTATGGGTGCATGGATTTATCAGGATTGACTCCATTTGAAGCAAGATTATTTGGTAGAGTTAGTGAGTTATTGTTCAATGTTTGGTTGACAAAACATTCTTTAATGCCAAAAGAAGTACCTTTTATGTACATGGAAAAGGTGGATTTGTTCAAAAAAATAAATTCATTTTTAATGGCAAAGTTTTTTGGGAAGAAATATGGGAAAAGTTTTTAG
- a CDS encoding polymerase: MSITIRKIKLGELLSIFALALFLFVSLINTSFYARYISGSIYYLMTIISVLFLIVKELIGNKFNIRNLVSLLGILFVYLLVGSVTGFLSTIAISILFIFGLRDISFTYVARVSLYVSVLILLFVIISSEIGYIPNYVEVSLGRVRHFLGFRYSLFPSTIMLNIVATTLFLARDQISYKRLFFLFVSTFWLFLQTDSRLTFISSVLLLSVNLIVKWYPSVLETFSIILKSFKFTYLVNAYFSYVVSRMYLQFSNSYLNDLSIKINHFLGGRIYYANRSLNIYGYNLFGQKINWVGNGLDINGQKGLSEYLYVDNLYIQILQRYGLLVLVILLLIFTLTLHYLLKQKQYVLSLILIILSFHAMIDDLIINLHYNIFLILIGTLMNQNQSAFEENLQLDNGEK; the protein is encoded by the coding sequence ATGAGTATAACAATTAGAAAAATTAAATTGGGAGAGCTATTAAGCATATTTGCTTTGGCATTATTTTTATTTGTATCTTTAATAAACACAAGCTTTTATGCAAGATATATATCTGGATCAATTTATTATCTTATGACTATCATTTCTGTACTTTTTTTAATAGTGAAGGAATTGATTGGTAACAAATTTAATATTCGAAATTTAGTTTCGTTGTTAGGAATTCTATTTGTTTATCTTTTGGTTGGAAGTGTAACTGGTTTTTTATCAACCATAGCTATTAGTATTCTTTTTATATTTGGATTGAGGGATATTTCATTCACCTATGTAGCTCGAGTTTCTTTATATGTCAGTGTCTTGATTTTGTTATTTGTAATTATTAGTAGTGAAATAGGCTATATTCCGAATTATGTAGAGGTTTCATTAGGAAGAGTTCGACATTTTTTGGGATTTAGATATTCTTTATTTCCATCTACAATAATGCTGAACATTGTCGCGACAACATTATTTTTAGCTCGGGATCAGATAAGCTATAAACGTTTGTTTTTTTTATTTGTATCAACGTTCTGGCTCTTTCTTCAGACTGATTCAAGGTTAACTTTTATTAGTTCAGTTTTATTACTTAGTGTTAATTTAATAGTGAAATGGTATCCTTCCGTTTTGGAAACTTTTTCTATTATACTGAAAAGTTTTAAATTTACTTATTTGGTCAATGCATATTTTAGCTATGTAGTTTCGAGGATGTACTTACAATTTTCCAATTCTTATTTAAACGATTTGAGTATAAAAATCAACCATTTTTTAGGTGGCCGAATTTACTATGCCAATCGTTCGTTAAATATTTATGGATATAATTTATTTGGACAAAAGATTAACTGGGTTGGGAATGGTTTAGATATCAATGGACAAAAGGGATTGAGTGAATATTTGTATGTTGATAATCTCTATATCCAAATATTACAACGTTATGGATTACTTGTTTTGGTGATACTATTGTTAATTTTTACATTAACTTTACATTATCTTTTGAAGCAAAAACAATATGTGTTATCATTGATTCTGATTATACTAAGTTTTCATGCTATGATAGACGATTTGATCATAAATCTTCACTATAACATTTTTTTGATTTTGATTGGGACTTTAATGAATCAGAACCAGTCTGCTTTTGAAGAGAATTTACAATTGGATAATGGAGAAAAATGA
- a CDS encoding glycosyltransferase family 2 protein, producing the protein MTKVSIIIPVYNVEQYLDRCLSSVLNQTYKDLEVILVNDGSTDKSGIICEEFVQTDKRAKVYHQENKGLSEARNTGLKYMTGDFVMFLDSDDWLELDAVEFLLEQAKSYNADMVVGGVYRTSKIVDHQQNTPVSQVLTQEEYAKRYFKIESQTIEYYVWNKLYKREVVKDIEFPPSFFAEDVPTMFRYILNSEKIVVTDKIVYNYFINNSGLTAKFTSKHFDVLKGWDLVCQYATESNNDKYKEWAQVNRYRADLALLTEIALSEDYKNIRRLNETQIKLMQSRLKKNKRVLLKQAIPLSRKILIILFTTSYNIFAKAINTMIRIKNYGA; encoded by the coding sequence ATGACGAAAGTAAGTATTATTATTCCTGTATACAATGTAGAACAATATTTGGATAGGTGCCTGTCCTCTGTACTCAATCAAACATATAAAGATTTAGAAGTGATTTTAGTTAATGATGGTTCTACGGATAAATCAGGGATTATTTGTGAAGAGTTTGTTCAAACAGATAAAAGAGCTAAGGTATATCATCAGGAAAACAAAGGGTTATCTGAAGCACGTAATACTGGGTTAAAATACATGACAGGAGATTTTGTCATGTTTCTGGATTCGGATGATTGGTTGGAACTTGATGCAGTCGAATTTTTATTGGAACAAGCTAAAAGTTACAATGCAGATATGGTTGTAGGAGGGGTCTATAGAACCTCAAAGATTGTGGACCATCAACAAAATACACCTGTTTCGCAAGTATTGACACAGGAAGAGTATGCCAAACGTTACTTTAAGATTGAAAGTCAGACAATTGAGTATTATGTTTGGAATAAATTGTATAAAAGAGAAGTTGTAAAAGATATAGAATTTCCACCTAGTTTCTTTGCAGAAGATGTTCCAACAATGTTTCGCTACATTCTAAACTCAGAAAAGATAGTAGTTACTGATAAGATTGTTTATAATTATTTTATTAATAATTCGGGTTTAACAGCTAAATTTACATCTAAACATTTTGATGTGTTAAAAGGCTGGGATTTAGTATGTCAGTATGCGACTGAAAGTAATAATGATAAATACAAAGAGTGGGCTCAAGTTAATCGCTATAGAGCGGATTTGGCTCTTTTGACAGAAATAGCTCTTTCTGAAGATTATAAGAACATTCGCAGGTTAAATGAAACTCAAATCAAATTAATGCAATCTAGATTGAAGAAAAACAAGAGAGTCTTGCTAAAACAAGCCATTCCTCTTAGTCGAAAGATACTGATTATACTCTTTACAACTTCCTATAACATATTTGCTAAAGCGATAAATACTATGATAAGGATAAAAAATTATGGTGCATAA
- a CDS encoding beta-1,6-N-acetylglucosaminyltransferase, whose amino-acid sequence MVHKHAYLILAHSQFNQLAFLVSLLDHQDNDIFIHIDKKSNIDDYFLDLIKSSAKQSQVYFTERVSVSWGGYSQIEAEMILFKAASKRDSYYFYHLISGVDLPLLSQQRIHDFFDDYKGYSFLTFMNLEDNGEDINRFKYYHLFESFTYRTLPGAVGKLAFKIYRNLEVWIQKLFRVNRYKLFNVSPIKASQWVSLPNNIVEILIDKESDTEKMFRKSFLSDEIFIPMILNKELRDYKVYDASINHGYKKEFQGNLRYINWWDGKPYTWTDSEKDLKELRLAAKNGYLFSRKFDIENYPKIKELIVELTKEI is encoded by the coding sequence ATGGTGCATAAGCATGCATATTTAATCTTAGCTCACAGCCAATTTAATCAGCTAGCGTTTTTGGTTTCTTTATTGGATCATCAAGATAATGATATTTTTATTCATATTGATAAGAAATCAAATATTGATGATTATTTTTTGGATTTAATTAAATCCAGTGCAAAGCAATCTCAAGTTTATTTTACAGAAAGAGTTTCAGTGAGTTGGGGAGGATATTCCCAAATTGAAGCTGAAATGATTTTATTTAAGGCTGCGTCTAAAAGAGATTCTTACTATTTTTATCATTTAATAAGTGGGGTAGATTTACCATTACTTTCTCAGCAAAGAATTCATGATTTTTTTGACGATTATAAAGGTTATTCATTTCTTACTTTTATGAATTTAGAGGATAATGGTGAAGATATAAATAGATTTAAATATTATCATCTTTTTGAAAGCTTTACATATCGGACTCTACCAGGTGCTGTTGGTAAACTTGCATTCAAGATTTATCGTAATTTAGAAGTATGGATTCAAAAACTATTTAGAGTAAATCGTTATAAATTGTTTAATGTTAGCCCTATAAAAGCTAGTCAGTGGGTTTCACTACCAAATAATATTGTGGAAATATTAATCGATAAAGAATCAGATACTGAGAAAATGTTTAGAAAATCTTTTCTTAGTGACGAAATATTTATACCAATGATTTTAAATAAAGAGTTAAGAGACTATAAGGTGTACGATGCATCAATTAATCACGGTTATAAAAAAGAATTTCAAGGAAATTTACGCTATATTAATTGGTGGGATGGCAAACCTTACACTTGGACTGACAGTGAGAAAGATTTAAAAGAATTAAGACTAGCTGCCAAAAATGGATACCTGTTTTCAAGAAAGTTTGATATAGAAAACTATCCCAAAATTAAAGAGCTAATCGTAGAACTAACTAAGGAAATATAA
- a CDS encoding glycosyltransferase family 1 protein produces MVYKILMTGMSPVLAGTETFIMNYYRHLDSSIFQVDFIKRTREPIVFEDEIVSKGSKVYYLPRKGKNPLKYMRELREFFATEGKKYDAIWYNAMAIPNLDLLKYAKKYGIKTRIIHSHSSMFKGNTIRQILHNVNRSKLPKTATHFFACSGIAADYMFPDEIRSSAKIIQNAIDVENFSFSEKDRLNLRTELGWNDCKVIGNVGRLDIQKNQPFLIDVFNEACKKNPNLRLVIIGKVAGANSTVDLIKEKIKSYGIEDKVLLAGSQNDMKKWLSSLDLFVLPSIFEGLPLSAVEAQANGLPVLVSDAVTKELKIVDSIRYLSLDDSIDVWAKNILELLETPRSSEYEIKEMFKLKGFEIETQALTLQNILLGELNEKISDC; encoded by the coding sequence ATGGTCTATAAAATTTTAATGACAGGAATGTCACCTGTTCTTGCTGGTACAGAAACCTTTATCATGAATTATTATCGTCATCTTGATTCATCTATTTTTCAAGTTGACTTTATTAAAAGGACTAGAGAACCTATTGTATTTGAAGATGAAATTGTTTCAAAAGGTTCAAAAGTTTATTATTTACCTCGTAAAGGAAAAAATCCTCTTAAGTATATGAGGGAATTAAGAGAGTTTTTTGCTACAGAAGGGAAAAAATATGATGCTATTTGGTATAATGCAATGGCTATTCCAAATCTTGACCTTTTAAAATATGCTAAAAAATATGGGATAAAAACACGAATTATCCATAGTCATAGTTCGATGTTCAAGGGAAATACAATAAGACAGATTTTACATAATGTGAACAGATCTAAGTTGCCAAAAACAGCAACACATTTTTTTGCCTGCTCTGGGATTGCTGCAGATTATATGTTTCCTGATGAGATAAGATCAAGTGCAAAAATTATACAAAATGCTATTGATGTAGAAAACTTTTCTTTTTCAGAAAAAGATAGACTGAATCTAAGAACAGAGTTAGGATGGAATGATTGTAAAGTTATTGGTAATGTGGGCCGACTAGATATCCAAAAAAATCAACCCTTTTTAATAGATGTTTTTAATGAAGCTTGCAAGAAAAATCCTAATCTTCGATTAGTAATAATCGGTAAGGTTGCGGGTGCAAATTCAACTGTAGATTTAATCAAAGAAAAAATAAAATCTTATGGAATTGAAGATAAAGTTCTGCTGGCAGGAAGTCAGAATGATATGAAGAAATGGTTAAGTTCTCTCGATTTATTCGTTTTGCCTTCGATATTTGAGGGATTGCCCCTATCTGCTGTCGAAGCTCAAGCAAATGGACTACCTGTTTTGGTGAGTGATGCAGTTACGAAAGAATTGAAAATAGTAGATTCTATTCGTTACCTGTCTCTAGATGACTCTATTGATGTTTGGGCAAAAAATATACTTGAGTTATTAGAAACACCTAGATCAAGCGAGTATGAAATAAAAGAAATGTTTAAGCTAAAAGGATTTGAAATTGAAACTCAAGCATTGACTTTACAGAATATACTGTTGGGAGAACTGAATGAAAAAATATCAGATTGTTGA